In Streptococcus respiraculi, one DNA window encodes the following:
- a CDS encoding phage tail tip lysozyme, translated as MDEKKTIELEIAKSQLTSPSSERKKTSLSHRNWKRMGTTTKASLLKKVSVDDVKRAVERLRKKNTKQISPYPKLKPPSSKASSKKETAKNNVEPKDEVKKPSPTKKTGLFRSALGQRLRLESSRMTDDLLAQNDDLQEIVELKRQIEERREGLRRVQTSLTYVKSTLATIAKSHSLSTSSRTNKIPKKSPISPSKQKKAQKYSQYARRTWMSSVKSVLSTSVGKRTLFAGGGVLLLFLVIVGVFSQAIPIQSEYDLNETYLYMTQLDRKKSTDTVEYYTNWEDPLLYIHFHYDTIHEDSRLDGNYHFMDQHAGRTYVEDLWKGLNSEPTALKTIKDLYTQKKSKFSLSKDEQEEFEELMEQSKEIGKFASILELENPFYPDDKKEAEEPLTIKKRFGYVQKDKRSDTTTLEIKGHHPLYAPLAGKVTVKDSTITIETLDAKFTFYEVSEIRVKDGQEVETGSQIGKTNGAGGQTISYQKKLSYTPKSTLTNWNPEPREDWFYVNPGFYFKSVKYLEETYLKSINVDSDQAKKIHFIRNYLSKELQKEGKKLSIKGLAGILGNFDIESSITPKRAEGDYLSPPVGASSNSWDDPNWLSMNGPTIYNGQYPNIIHRGLGLGQWTDTGDGSVRHTMLLDYAKSRNKKWYELELQLDFMLHGDTAYHKAVVRDILTSDASTDELTLAFLVKWEGNPGNKLEARRQSARQWEAYLRGGTNTSTGTSSKTVPAEYKDKLPYGLPSDQAVTQGQGYPGNAYALGNCTWYVYNRFYQIGKHIDPYLGNATNWSTSGQLHGYEISTEPKVGSAVVFSAGVLGSHVVYGHVAFCEFVNDDGSFLVSEMNGMGTTYELAWRVLRPQAGIYFMTPK; from the coding sequence ATGGATGAGAAAAAAACGATTGAACTTGAAATAGCTAAATCTCAACTCACTAGTCCGTCATCAGAGCGCAAAAAGACCTCTTTATCTCATCGTAACTGGAAGAGGATGGGGACAACTACGAAAGCTTCTCTTCTGAAAAAGGTATCGGTAGATGATGTAAAGAGAGCAGTAGAGCGACTTCGGAAGAAAAATACAAAGCAAATATCTCCCTATCCTAAGTTAAAGCCACCCTCTTCTAAGGCTTCCTCTAAGAAAGAAACAGCAAAAAATAATGTAGAGCCAAAGGATGAAGTAAAGAAGCCTTCTCCGACTAAAAAAACAGGGTTGTTTCGTTCAGCGTTGGGGCAACGATTGAGATTGGAATCTAGTCGCATGACAGACGACCTATTAGCTCAGAATGATGATTTACAAGAGATTGTAGAGCTGAAGCGACAGATAGAAGAAAGAAGAGAGGGGTTACGTCGCGTCCAAACTAGTCTGACTTATGTCAAATCAACGCTGGCTACTATCGCCAAATCACACTCTTTATCAACCTCTAGTAGAACAAATAAAATTCCAAAGAAAAGTCCTATCTCTCCCTCGAAACAAAAGAAAGCACAGAAATATTCCCAATATGCTCGAAGGACATGGATGAGCTCTGTTAAGAGTGTTCTATCCACTAGTGTGGGGAAAAGGACTCTATTTGCGGGCGGAGGAGTCCTATTATTGTTTCTAGTGATTGTAGGAGTGTTTAGCCAAGCGATTCCCATCCAGAGTGAATATGACTTGAACGAAACCTATCTCTATATGACTCAACTAGACCGCAAGAAGTCAACTGATACAGTGGAGTACTATACAAATTGGGAAGACCCGCTCCTTTACATTCACTTTCACTATGACACCATTCATGAAGACTCACGGCTTGATGGGAATTACCACTTTATGGATCAACATGCAGGTCGTACCTATGTCGAGGACTTGTGGAAGGGATTGAATAGTGAGCCAACTGCTTTAAAGACCATCAAAGACCTCTACACACAAAAGAAGAGTAAGTTTAGTCTCTCTAAAGACGAACAAGAAGAATTTGAGGAGCTGATGGAGCAATCGAAGGAAATAGGCAAATTTGCGAGTATCTTAGAACTCGAAAATCCCTTTTACCCCGATGATAAAAAAGAGGCAGAAGAACCACTTACGATTAAGAAGCGATTTGGCTATGTCCAAAAAGACAAGCGCTCAGACACCACAACGCTGGAGATTAAGGGTCACCATCCCCTATACGCTCCCTTGGCAGGAAAAGTGACGGTCAAAGACAGCACCATCACCATTGAGACCCTTGACGCCAAATTCACTTTTTATGAAGTCTCTGAAATCAGAGTCAAGGATGGGCAAGAGGTGGAGACTGGCAGTCAAATTGGAAAGACCAATGGGGCAGGAGGACAAACCATTTCCTATCAAAAGAAATTGAGCTATACGCCTAAGTCTACTCTTACGAACTGGAATCCTGAACCACGAGAGGACTGGTTCTATGTCAACCCAGGCTTCTATTTCAAATCGGTCAAGTATTTAGAAGAGACCTATCTCAAATCCATCAATGTCGATAGTGACCAGGCAAAGAAAATCCATTTTATTAGGAACTACTTGAGTAAAGAACTTCAGAAAGAAGGAAAGAAACTATCTATCAAGGGACTAGCTGGGATTTTGGGGAACTTTGACATTGAAAGTAGTATCACTCCGAAGCGAGCTGAAGGAGATTACTTATCCCCTCCAGTTGGCGCTAGTAGTAACTCGTGGGATGATCCAAACTGGTTATCCATGAATGGACCAACTATTTACAATGGCCAGTATCCCAATATTATCCATCGTGGATTAGGCCTTGGTCAATGGACGGATACAGGCGATGGCTCTGTCAGACATACCATGTTATTAGATTATGCCAAGAGCAGAAACAAGAAGTGGTATGAGTTGGAATTACAGCTGGATTTTATGCTTCATGGGGATACAGCCTATCATAAAGCGGTTGTGCGAGATATCTTAACGAGCGATGCTTCTACAGATGAGCTGACCCTCGCATTTCTCGTCAAGTGGGAGGGAAACCCAGGAAACAAACTAGAGGCTAGAAGACAGTCCGCAAGACAATGGGAAGCCTATTTGAGGGGTGGAACAAACACGAGTACAGGAACATCAAGTAAGACGGTTCCAGCAGAATACAAGGATAAGCTCCCCTACGGTTTACCAAGTGATCAAGCGGTCACACAAGGCCAAGGCTACCCAGGCAATGCCTACGCTTTAGGTAACTGTACATGGTACGTGTATAACCGCTTCTACCAAATTGGCAAGCATATTGATCCGTATTTAGGAAATGCGACGAACTGGTCAACCTCTGGCCAGCTTCATGGTTATGAAATCTCAACGGAGCCTAAGGTAGGCTCTGCGGTGGTATTTAGCGCAGGAGTACTGGGGAGTCACGTTGTCTATGGTCACGTTGCTTTCTGTGAGTTTGTCAATGACGACGGGTCGTTCCTCGTGAGTGAGATGAATGGGATGGGGACAACCTATGAGCTAGCATGGAGAGTCTTGCGACCTCAAGCAGGAATTTATTTCATGACACCAAAATAA
- a CDS encoding VirB4-like conjugal transfer ATPase, CD1110 family: protein MTLFKQKMSEKLTKSELARAERLKRQLKPTTQNTLAYTSLFQGGLMHIVGDSYSTTFRLGEASYLAAEYEQQLTIGEAHAKAFNAIDAGSSLQLLILNKRVSEDVLHQVLYEKNNDSNDSYRAELNAQIQERFDITSNNFEIRKYMTISQNAIEKKQAQLALQDVGVTLENIYKSIDVSFQLLTEMERLSVFSEILNGVETLPYTYHDLRISGLTSKDLIAPDVIEFDRKDIKINEMVSKTLYIKYYPKSMEDDLIKELTSVGIELAISIHATAYDTEEIIEDIEEAQAEANVEQIRSVKRAATSYIPTELVLGSQASDDFEEAGNWRKEVKERDQNIFRGLILVHFKAGSHEELALHQSKIERVGRKVGVRFGEIYYHQEEALNTVLPIGKNYLDLHQNVRIKKVFPRSMTTANLATQIPFSSVDFISKSLNARYYGQNQVTHNIISIDRKNDLYSASGVIVGATGSGKSVVAKNEIISTLLKYKRDKVIVIDPEAEYLDIGREFGAEIIDISVGTETSFNLMDLPDEEKLLEEDRDPEGAKSNFLVTLFTSLLSDFRDETISLIDRVTRLTYKRFEQPTLKEWHRVLREQEEVEAKRLALKLEIYTLGSYDIFSKATSVNLDNRFIIFNLQRLSGQLKHFALLVIQDFIWNQVVEARAKGEKIWFYFDELQLYFEEDYQATYFNHLWSRIRKYGCIPTGITQMPETLTGSPQGRKLLGNSHFKILLKLEGLALREVKKVVKLTEQQARYIERPKAKGTGLIVAGDIVVPFENPISKESKLYRLIATDA, encoded by the coding sequence GTGACTTTATTCAAGCAAAAAATGTCAGAGAAACTGACCAAATCTGAATTGGCAAGAGCAGAGCGTTTGAAACGCCAACTTAAGCCAACTACTCAAAACACCTTAGCCTATACGAGCCTGTTTCAAGGAGGGCTCATGCATATTGTGGGGGATAGCTATTCAACCACTTTCCGTCTAGGTGAGGCTTCATATCTTGCGGCTGAATATGAACAACAATTGACCATTGGAGAGGCACATGCCAAAGCTTTTAATGCGATTGATGCAGGTTCTAGTCTACAGCTTCTCATTCTCAATAAACGAGTGAGTGAAGATGTATTGCATCAAGTTCTCTACGAAAAAAACAATGATAGCAATGATAGCTATCGAGCTGAACTCAATGCGCAAATCCAAGAACGCTTTGATATTACAAGTAATAATTTTGAAATTCGGAAATACATGACAATTTCTCAAAATGCAATTGAGAAAAAACAAGCCCAGTTGGCGTTACAAGATGTAGGCGTGACACTTGAAAATATTTATAAGTCGATTGATGTGTCGTTTCAGCTACTGACAGAGATGGAGCGCCTCTCCGTGTTTTCAGAGATTCTAAATGGAGTAGAGACCTTACCTTACACGTATCATGACTTACGAATTTCAGGTCTCACTAGTAAGGATTTAATCGCACCAGATGTGATTGAGTTCGATCGAAAAGATATCAAAATCAATGAGATGGTTTCAAAGACCTTATATATCAAATACTATCCCAAGTCCATGGAAGATGACCTAATCAAAGAATTAACCTCTGTAGGGATTGAACTAGCCATCTCGATTCATGCGACCGCTTATGATACCGAAGAGATTATTGAGGATATTGAAGAGGCACAAGCTGAGGCCAATGTAGAACAGATTCGGTCTGTGAAACGTGCCGCAACCTCCTATATTCCAACGGAACTGGTGCTAGGTTCTCAAGCTTCAGATGATTTTGAGGAAGCTGGAAACTGGCGCAAAGAAGTCAAAGAGCGGGATCAAAACATTTTTAGAGGTTTGATTCTGGTTCATTTTAAGGCAGGTAGTCATGAGGAGTTAGCCTTACATCAAAGTAAGATTGAACGAGTCGGGCGCAAGGTGGGAGTTCGTTTTGGAGAAATCTACTATCATCAAGAAGAAGCCCTCAATACGGTTCTTCCAATCGGAAAAAACTATCTTGATCTTCATCAGAATGTCCGAATCAAGAAGGTGTTTCCCAGGAGCATGACGACTGCCAATCTTGCCACCCAAATTCCTTTTTCATCTGTCGATTTTATCTCAAAAAGTCTCAATGCTCGCTATTATGGTCAAAATCAAGTCACACACAATATCATTTCAATAGACCGAAAGAATGATCTCTATTCTGCAAGTGGTGTGATTGTAGGAGCTACAGGTTCAGGGAAGTCGGTAGTTGCTAAAAATGAAATCATCTCTACCCTCTTAAAATACAAGAGGGATAAGGTGATTGTCATCGATCCAGAAGCAGAGTATCTGGATATTGGTCGGGAGTTTGGGGCTGAAATCATTGATATTTCTGTAGGGACAGAAACCTCTTTCAACCTCATGGATCTTCCTGATGAGGAGAAGCTCCTTGAAGAAGACAGAGATCCTGAAGGCGCAAAATCCAACTTTCTTGTTACTTTGTTTACTAGTCTCCTATCGGATTTTAGAGATGAGACGATTTCTCTCATCGACCGAGTGACGCGACTCACCTACAAGCGGTTTGAACAGCCGACTCTCAAAGAATGGCACAGAGTCCTCAGAGAACAGGAAGAAGTAGAGGCCAAACGGTTAGCTTTAAAGTTGGAAATTTACACACTCGGAAGCTACGACATTTTTTCAAAGGCAACTTCTGTGAATCTAGACAACCGCTTTATTATCTTTAACTTGCAGCGCTTATCAGGTCAGCTCAAGCATTTTGCTTTGTTGGTCATTCAAGATTTCATTTGGAATCAGGTTGTTGAAGCACGAGCAAAAGGAGAGAAGATTTGGTTCTACTTCGATGAGCTCCAGCTTTACTTTGAAGAGGACTATCAGGCTACTTATTTCAATCATTTGTGGTCACGTATACGTAAATACGGTTGTATCCCAACAGGTATTACTCAGATGCCCGAAACTCTAACAGGTTCACCACAAGGACGGAAACTATTAGGAAATAGTCACTTTAAGATATTACTTAAATTAGAGGGCTTAGCTCTCAGGGAAGTAAAGAAAGTGGTCAAATTAACAGAACAACAAGCTCGCTATATTGAGCGACCAAAGGCTAAGGGGACCGGCTTGATTGTGGCAGGCGACATCGTAGTCCCCTTTGAAAATCCTATTTCAAAGGAGTCAAAACTATACCGTCTCATTGCGACAGATGCCTAA
- a CDS encoding PrgI family protein, whose product MNKLGSIFLDDFIKEEKPILFQLTGRGLLLIFGGILTLGVTTLLFFFDYPDWLVFVVAASLLCPTMIIGLSIDKRLSFSERFHFFLLIKRRIYQIEDQNRKEYHSSDFIQAKNVRETDQI is encoded by the coding sequence ATGAATAAATTAGGATCAATCTTTTTAGACGACTTTATCAAAGAAGAAAAGCCAATTCTTTTTCAATTAACAGGAAGAGGTTTATTGTTGATATTCGGGGGTATTTTGACTCTTGGTGTGACAACCTTATTATTTTTCTTTGATTACCCAGATTGGTTGGTTTTTGTTGTTGCAGCAAGTCTATTGTGTCCGACGATGATTATTGGGCTGAGTATTGACAAACGCTTGTCCTTTTCGGAACGTTTTCATTTTTTTCTGTTGATCAAACGTAGAATTTATCAAATAGAAGACCAGAATAGAAAGGAGTATCATTCTAGTGACTTTATTCAAGCAAAAAATGTCAGAGAAACTGACCAAATCTGA
- a CDS encoding minor capsid protein encodes MMWRSNKKGKNNARRLIRTESAHLHNEMEARAYEEADVEKYRFVATLDLRTSSFCRPLDGKVFKVSERKVGKNYPPLHPWCRSTTVAADDEEWLNEMKRRAIDPKTGKSVLVPADMNYDEWYEKYVKPRYKVDNLDVWKLNRVSEQYERYKGILGVENVPKSLEKFIDLKYNNLNEYERLKQNVRDYKKWLKAEFPSEKSFNGHFEKHSTEFPNVSKERYREEAARLLGSPTNKNILGYDTEYRRVRYDVANNIFALGDNKRIRLTTMLKPKEGVSYYESDWKREFGDD; translated from the coding sequence ATGATGTGGAGGTCGAACAAGAAAGGCAAGAACAATGCACGGAGACTGATTCGTACAGAGAGTGCGCATCTCCATAATGAAATGGAAGCACGAGCCTATGAAGAGGCGGATGTTGAGAAATATCGCTTTGTAGCAACGCTGGACTTGCGGACTTCTAGCTTTTGTCGCCCTCTGGATGGAAAAGTCTTTAAGGTGTCTGAGCGAAAGGTAGGCAAGAACTATCCGCCACTCCATCCGTGGTGTAGGTCAACGACTGTTGCAGCAGACGATGAAGAATGGCTAAACGAAATGAAACGCAGAGCGATTGACCCTAAAACAGGGAAGAGCGTACTCGTTCCAGCAGATATGAACTACGATGAGTGGTATGAGAAGTATGTGAAGCCACGCTATAAAGTTGATAATCTGGATGTTTGGAAACTCAACAGAGTAAGCGAGCAATACGAGCGTTATAAAGGCATTCTTGGGGTTGAAAATGTTCCCAAATCACTAGAAAAATTTATTGATTTGAAGTATAATAATCTTAACGAATATGAGCGGTTAAAACAAAACGTTCGCGACTATAAAAAATGGTTGAAAGCAGAATTTCCTAGCGAGAAGTCATTTAACGGACATTTTGAAAAACATAGCACAGAGTTTCCGAATGTTTCAAAAGAAAGATACAGAGAAGAGGCTGCTAGGTTGTTAGGTAGTCCTACCAACAAAAACATTCTAGGCTATGATACCGAATATCGAAGAGTTCGCTATGATGTTGCCAATAATATATTTGCGCTGGGAGATAATAAACGAATTCGACTAACAACCATGTTGAAACCAAAGGAGGGGGTGAGTTACTATGAGTCAGATTGGAAAAGAGAATTTGGTGATGATTGA
- a CDS encoding helix-hairpin-helix domain-containing protein: MLEKWIQVLRDYKWFIVAGVGLGVILVTVFLVGQKGQTEEAISLTDFSTSSEQVVETPTDSQPTEKLVVDVKGAVKKPGIYHLSAGSRVQDAVEAAGGLTDAADSKSVNLAQKVNDEGVVYVATKEEAVSVVPAANPVQVSGDKGATTGLVNLNTATEAELQTISGIGAKRAADIIAYRESNGRFQSVDDLKNVPGIGGKSLENIRSYVTVD, encoded by the coding sequence ATGCTTGAAAAGTGGATACAAGTTTTGCGTGATTATAAGTGGTTTATTGTGGCAGGAGTAGGGCTTGGTGTTATTCTTGTGACCGTCTTTTTAGTGGGACAAAAGGGGCAGACAGAAGAAGCGATTAGTCTGACAGACTTTTCAACTAGTAGCGAGCAGGTGGTAGAGACACCAACGGATTCGCAGCCAACTGAGAAGCTAGTAGTGGATGTCAAGGGTGCTGTCAAGAAGCCAGGCATTTATCATCTATCAGCAGGAAGTCGTGTCCAGGATGCGGTAGAAGCAGCGGGAGGTTTGACAGATGCTGCGGATTCTAAGTCAGTTAATCTGGCACAGAAAGTGAACGATGAGGGCGTTGTTTATGTCGCGACCAAGGAGGAAGCGGTCTCGGTTGTGCCTGCTGCCAATCCAGTCCAAGTAAGCGGAGACAAGGGAGCAACGACAGGTCTTGTCAATCTCAATACGGCTACCGAAGCGGAATTGCAAACCATTTCAGGTATCGGTGCCAAGCGTGCGGCAGATATTATTGCCTACCGTGAGAGTAATGGCCGTTTTCAATCGGTTGATGATTTGAAGAATGTACCTGGAATTGGTGGCAAGAGTTTGGAGAATATTCGTTCCTATGTCACAGTTGATTAA
- a CDS encoding CPCC family cysteine-rich protein encodes MSQIGKENLVMIDDYEYVHCPVCGTLTAVYDICDTCKWQNTGETNIDGGPNKMTLAEAKVAYKEGRPIY; translated from the coding sequence ATGAGTCAGATTGGAAAAGAGAATTTGGTGATGATTGACGACTACGAGTATGTCCACTGCCCTGTTTGTGGCACGCTCACAGCAGTTTATGACATTTGCGACACATGCAAATGGCAGAATACTGGTGAAACAAATATTGACGGGGGACCTAATAAAATGACTTTAGCAGAAGCTAAAGTAGCTTATAAAGAAGGTCGCCCAATTTACTAA
- a CDS encoding PC4/YdbC family ssDNA-binding protein, with translation MSTDSKGWTKELNSISYNEKSAVWDIRKWSPNGKMSRGIILKNEELTALQEALQTLEIKKGETIHGYGN, from the coding sequence TTGTCCACCGATTCGAAAGGCTGGACAAAGGAATTGAATTCCATTTCCTACAATGAGAAGTCCGCTGTTTGGGATATTCGAAAATGGAGTCCAAACGGCAAAATGAGTCGAGGAATTATCCTCAAAAATGAAGAACTAACAGCTTTACAAGAAGCCTTACAAACATTAGAAATTAAAAAAGGAGAAACGATACATGGATATGGCAATTAA
- a CDS encoding DDE-type integrase/transposase/recombinase, with product MTSIPQNLRYLPHTLDTRYHAVKTYRGGASVAFICRRYKVSKASLMRWNKRFDGTKDSLKDKSHRPHKTHPKAHTEQEIRWIKNCIRRNPNATLIEIFYKLRANKGYDRHPCSLFRVLRKMGFFKAAETKKEAYVPKPYDTPTKLGIKWQMDVKYVPKHCYTGTMPEKFYQYTVIDEASRERFIYPFKEQSSYSTVQFVKMAIKHFRYKPQIIQTDNGFEFTHFKETKQIHPLDVLCKELGMVHKLIRPRTPRHNGKVERSHRNDNRRFYQHLRFYSYDDLIRQMKRYLYTSNRLPMQSLGWKSPIETRKFLQGASSLEIE from the coding sequence ATGACTAGTATACCACAAAACCTTCGTTATTTGCCACACACGCTCGACACACGTTACCACGCGGTGAAAACGTATCGTGGTGGGGCTTCTGTCGCATTCATCTGCAGGCGGTATAAGGTCTCAAAAGCCTCTCTCATGCGCTGGAATAAGCGATTTGACGGAACCAAGGACTCTCTCAAAGATAAGTCCCACAGACCACACAAAACTCACCCCAAAGCTCATACTGAGCAAGAAATCAGGTGGATTAAAAACTGTATCCGCAGAAATCCAAATGCAACCCTCATCGAGATTTTCTACAAGCTAAGAGCCAACAAGGGATACGACAGACACCCTTGCTCTCTCTTTCGGGTCTTGAGAAAAATGGGATTCTTCAAGGCGGCTGAAACCAAGAAAGAGGCCTATGTTCCTAAACCCTATGATACACCCACGAAATTAGGAATCAAGTGGCAAATGGACGTGAAGTACGTCCCTAAGCACTGTTACACTGGCACGATGCCTGAAAAATTTTACCAGTACACTGTCATTGACGAAGCAAGCAGAGAGCGATTTATCTATCCCTTCAAGGAACAGTCCTCTTACTCCACTGTCCAGTTTGTCAAAATGGCCATTAAACACTTTCGCTACAAGCCACAAATTATTCAGACCGACAATGGATTTGAGTTTACTCACTTCAAGGAAACCAAGCAGATTCACCCCTTGGATGTGCTTTGTAAAGAGCTGGGCATGGTGCACAAGCTCATTCGACCGCGAACACCTAGACACAACGGCAAAGTGGAACGCAGCCACAGAAACGATAACAGACGCTTTTACCAACACTTGCGATTCTACTCCTACGATGACCTCATCAGGCAGATGAAACGATACCTCTACACCTCTAACAGACTCCCCATGCAGAGCCTAGGTTGGAAATCCCCTATTGAAACAAGAAAATTTCTCCAAGGAGCTAGCTCCTTGGAGATAGAATAG
- a CDS encoding DNA internalization-related competence protein ComEC/Rec2, which yields MSQLIKKLPLAPIHLIVLLLALYFVMYRLSVLSGLILVGLLILLWVRQGKKVCYQILPILACFFLFFGFQCVKSTLDESATPTEVSSLTVKPDSIQVNGDSLSFRATSSGHLYTVFYQLKSQEEQRYFKSLSSLARLEVEATVSEPEGQRNFNGFDYRDYLRTHGIYKTIKISKIEKIEKRVAWNPLDWLFLVRRKALVYIKEHFPSPMRHYMTGLLFGDLDKEFDQMSDLYSSLGIIHLFALSGMQVGFFVDKFRSLFLRLGIRKEVVDWLQVPFSFIYAGLTGFSVSVTRSLVQKIFANMGITKLDNIACTMMISFLLMPHFLLTADGVLSFSYAFLLTVFDFEDFVSYKRVVVESVAISLGIFPLLIYYFYSFQPLSILLTFLFSFLFDMVLLPGLSLIFLLSPLVKITPVNFLFVWLESSIQWVAGLGLKPWIFGKPTAVCLLVLLGVLLLVYDLYQNPKCCIALLSLAALLFFITKHPLENEVTVVDVGQGDSIFLRDMRGRTVLIDVGGKVSVGSKEPWQEQSSQVNAERTLIPYLHSRGVSKIDYLVLTHAHADHMGDLMEMAREMDIGSIYISEGSTTSKELIKMLQTIKTPPHLVKVGDAIPICDGFLRVLYPYQKGNGGNNDSVVLYGELLQTRFLFTGDLEDGELELIKRYPRLSVDVLKAGHHGSRGSSYPEFLDAISPRIALISAGKHNRYQHPHQEALQRFQERQMQVFRTDEQGAIRFRGWKMWQIETVKSVERDMLFSFVEEFSKWYNGRSYVWFFTNLERLGM from the coding sequence ATGTCACAGTTGATTAAAAAGCTTCCTCTTGCTCCTATTCATCTAATCGTTTTACTACTAGCCCTCTATTTTGTCATGTACCGCCTATCTGTCTTATCAGGTCTGATTTTGGTGGGCTTATTGATTCTGCTCTGGGTTCGTCAAGGGAAAAAAGTTTGCTATCAAATTTTACCGATTTTAGCTTGCTTTTTCCTTTTCTTTGGCTTCCAATGTGTAAAGTCTACTCTGGACGAGTCTGCTACTCCGACGGAGGTCAGTTCGTTGACTGTTAAGCCAGACAGCATTCAAGTCAATGGTGATAGTCTTTCTTTTCGGGCGACATCATCAGGGCATCTGTACACTGTTTTTTACCAATTGAAAAGTCAAGAAGAGCAGCGTTATTTTAAAAGTTTATCCAGTCTAGCCAGATTGGAGGTGGAAGCAACGGTGTCTGAGCCAGAGGGACAACGGAATTTCAATGGCTTTGATTATCGGGATTATTTGAGAACTCATGGGATTTATAAGACGATCAAGATTAGCAAGATTGAGAAGATAGAAAAGCGGGTAGCTTGGAATCCTTTGGACTGGCTTTTTCTCGTTCGACGCAAGGCTTTGGTCTACATCAAGGAGCATTTTCCAAGTCCGATGCGGCATTATATGACAGGACTCTTGTTTGGTGACTTGGACAAGGAATTTGACCAGATGAGCGACCTTTACTCTAGCTTAGGGATTATCCATTTATTTGCGCTTTCGGGGATGCAGGTCGGTTTTTTTGTAGATAAGTTCCGTTCTCTTTTCTTGCGCCTTGGGATTCGAAAGGAAGTTGTCGATTGGCTCCAAGTTCCCTTTTCTTTTATTTATGCGGGTTTGACAGGTTTTTCCGTCTCAGTCACTCGTTCTCTCGTACAAAAGATCTTTGCTAATATGGGCATCACTAAGCTGGATAATATAGCTTGTACGATGATGATTTCTTTTCTACTCATGCCTCATTTTTTATTAACAGCAGATGGTGTGTTGAGCTTTTCCTATGCCTTTTTACTGACTGTTTTTGATTTCGAAGATTTTGTATCGTATAAACGGGTAGTTGTAGAAAGTGTAGCGATTTCACTCGGGATTTTCCCCCTCTTAATTTACTATTTTTATAGTTTTCAACCCTTGTCGATTCTCTTGACCTTCCTCTTTTCCTTTCTTTTTGATATGGTCTTGTTACCGGGGTTAAGTCTTATCTTTCTTCTTTCTCCACTCGTCAAAATCACGCCGGTCAATTTTCTTTTTGTCTGGCTAGAATCCTCTATTCAGTGGGTAGCAGGTCTGGGCTTGAAACCATGGATTTTTGGCAAGCCAACAGCTGTTTGCCTCTTGGTCTTGTTGGGCGTTTTGCTCTTAGTGTACGATCTGTATCAGAATCCTAAATGCTGCATAGCCCTCCTTAGCCTAGCTGCTCTGCTATTTTTTATCACCAAACACCCTTTGGAAAACGAGGTGACAGTAGTGGATGTTGGTCAGGGAGATAGCATCTTTTTGCGAGATATGCGAGGGCGGACGGTGCTGATTGATGTGGGTGGCAAAGTGAGTGTTGGATCAAAAGAGCCTTGGCAAGAACAATCTAGTCAGGTGAATGCGGAGCGAACCTTGATTCCCTATCTTCATAGTCGTGGTGTGAGTAAGATTGATTATTTGGTCTTGACTCATGCACATGCGGACCATATGGGGGATTTAATGGAGATGGCTAGAGAAATGGATATTGGCAGTATCTACATTTCTGAGGGGAGCACAACTAGCAAAGAGCTGATAAAGATGTTACAGACAATAAAGACACCGCCTCACCTAGTAAAAGTAGGAGACGCTATTCCGATATGCGACGGCTTTTTACGTGTGCTCTATCCTTATCAAAAGGGGAATGGTGGCAATAATGACTCGGTGGTGTTATACGGTGAGCTATTGCAGACCCGTTTTCTATTTACAGGGGATTTGGAAGACGGTGAATTGGAGTTGATTAAGCGATATCCTCGCTTGTCTGTTGATGTTTTAAAGGCAGGACATCATGGTTCAAGAGGCTCTTCTTATCCAGAATTTTTGGATGCTATTTCTCCAAGGATAGCCCTGATTTCAGCGGGAAAACACAATCGTTACCAGCATCCGCATCAGGAAGCTCTTCAACGATTTCAAGAGCGGCAGATGCAGGTATTTCGGACGGATGAACAAGGTGCTATTCGTTTCCGAGGCTGGAAGATGTGGCAGATTGAGACGGTGAAATCGGTGGAAAGGGATATGCTATTCTCATTTGTGGAAGAGTTTTCGAAGTGGTATAATGGTAGAAGTTATGTTTGGTTTTTCACAAACTTAGAAAGGTTAGGAATGTAA